Proteins encoded in a region of the Onychostoma macrolepis isolate SWU-2019 chromosome 20, ASM1243209v1, whole genome shotgun sequence genome:
- the LOC131527427 gene encoding uncharacterized protein LOC131527427 has protein sequence MPINEHLLTARFVTSHAKVTIVQCYAPRDDHEDTEKDLVYQQLQDLLDKVPRHDILLVMGDLNAQVGEDRSGFEEVLGPHGYGKRTDNSDRLVQFYTMNNMEVGSTLFKHKDIHKIMWISNDHKTQTQIDHIAIGPRWRTPCLQDVRVYHGADICSDHHLAIAKFKVKLRWKKKKDSKPQWFDTSKLNDAVTGAQFQLFLSNRFSALADPVPGSLDRWDQLKDAMSAAGEEILGHKKSLNETWISDSTWELIAERKALHQRRFSPSDGEDAYQEYIKKDKAVKSSAQRDKQEWLDRQAEEAQEAASCNDMRMVYQIAKHICGAVKTESGSVEVRTSWQVLPIDTSDFSEDEIRKAISSLKNNKSPGNDGITVEMLKAGGESVITWMCSLCNQVWNSGVAPEDW, from the coding sequence ATGCCAATCAACGAGCATCTTCTGACGGCCAGGTTTGTCACCTCACATGCCAAGGTAACCATTGTCCAGTGCTACGCTCCACGTGATGACCATGAAGACACAGAGAAGGATCTCGTCTACCAACAATTGCAAGACCTACTGGATAAAGTGCCACGTCATGACATTCTATTGGTCATGGGAGACCTCAACGCACAGGTTGGTGAAGATCGATCTGGGTTTGAAGAGGTTCTGGGCCCACATGGTTATGGCAAGCGTACAGACAACAGTGATCGGCTGGTGCAGTTCTATACCATGAACAACATGGAGGTCGGTTCGACACTATTCAAACACAAAGACATCCACAAGATAATGTGGATATCCAATGACCACAAAACCCAGACGCAGATTGACCACATTGCTATTGGCCCAAGATGGAGAACACCCTGCTTGCAAGACGTCCGTGTCTACCACGGAGCTGACATCTGCAGTGACCATCACCTGGCCATAGCAAAGTTCAAAGTCAAGCTAAGGtggaaaaagaagaaagacTCCAAGCCCCAGTGGTTTGACACAAGCAAGCTAAATGATGCAGTAACTGGCGCCCAGTTCCAGCTGTTCCTGAGCAACAGATTCTCAGCCCTGGCTGACCCGGTGCCGGGATCGTTGGATAGGTGGGACCAGCTAAAAGATGCCATGTCAGCTGCCGGGGAGGAGATCCTTGGCCACAAGAAGTCTCTCAATGAGACCTGGATCAGTGACAGTACCTGGGAGCTGATAGCAGAGAGGAAAGCACTACACCAGAGAAGGTTTAGTCCATCTGATGGCGAGGATGCCTACCAGGAATACATCAAGAAGGATAAGGCAGTAAAAAGCAGTGCACAGAGGGACAAGCAAGAGTGGCTGGACAGACAAGCTGAGGAAGCCCAAGAAGCAGCTAGCTGCAATGATATGCGCATGGTCTACCAGATCGCCAAGCATATCTGTGGCGCTGTGAAAACAGAGTCAGGATCAGTTGAGGTGAGGACAAGTTGGCAGGTACTTCCCATTGATACATCTGACTTCTCGGAGGACGAAATTCGCAAGGCCATATCCAGCCTCAAGAACAACAAGTCTCCAGGGAACGACGGCATAACAGTCGAGATGCTGAAAGCTGGTGGGGAGAGTGTGATCACCTGGATGTGCAGTCTGTGCAACCAGGTGTGGAACTCAGGCGTCGCACCAGAGGATTGGTAG